One genomic window of Arthrobacter sp. KBS0703 includes the following:
- a CDS encoding plasmid pRiA4b ORF-3 family protein — protein sequence MTFWRLFELPGSLALSQLHQILQAAFGWEDAHLHRFVTNDPFAPLRPVNGEIPEVLQWLPRQVCEEREDRPEEEGSLDQLLALGSGAALYEYDFGDSWLHRLELVSRRHADGDSPPARLIDGARRGPLEDSGGFPGYEEIMDALADPSHPNHVEHCAWVAEIAGSDAPFDPAFLDIPAVNRALAEQF from the coding sequence CTGACATTTTGGCGCCTGTTCGAGCTCCCGGGCTCCCTGGCTCTGAGCCAGCTACACCAGATACTGCAGGCAGCCTTTGGCTGGGAGGACGCGCACCTGCACAGGTTTGTCACCAACGACCCGTTCGCGCCGCTGCGCCCGGTCAACGGTGAGATTCCTGAGGTCCTGCAGTGGCTTCCGCGGCAGGTGTGTGAGGAACGGGAGGACAGGCCCGAGGAGGAGGGCTCCCTGGATCAGCTGCTCGCCCTGGGTTCTGGCGCAGCCCTTTATGAATACGACTTTGGCGACAGCTGGCTCCACCGGCTCGAGCTGGTTTCCCGCCGGCACGCGGACGGAGACAGTCCGCCGGCCCGACTGATCGACGGCGCCCGCCGGGGCCCGCTGGAAGACTCCGGAGGTTTTCCCGGATACGAGGAGATCATGGATGCCCTGGCCGACCCGTCGCATCCGAACCACGTCGAACACTGCGCCTGGGTGGCCGAGATAGCCGGCTCCGATGCGCCTTTTGACCCTGCCTTCCTGGACATCCCCGCCGTAAACCGGGCACTGGCCGAGCAGTTCTGA
- a CDS encoding nuclear transport factor 2 family protein: MSEVIQRLMAAFNNHDLESAAGLFHESYKSVQPAHPARAFVGRAQMHANWAAMFAGIPDFHAEVVRSVDDGNATWSEWTWTGTHTDGQPFRMRGVTIFESEDGLITAGRLFMEEVEREDIGIAEAVQALSGRLPENP; encoded by the coding sequence GTGAGCGAGGTTATCCAAAGACTGATGGCTGCCTTCAATAACCACGACCTCGAGTCAGCGGCCGGGTTATTCCATGAGTCATACAAGAGTGTGCAACCGGCCCACCCGGCCAGGGCCTTCGTGGGTCGGGCGCAGATGCACGCGAACTGGGCAGCCATGTTCGCCGGCATTCCCGATTTTCACGCAGAAGTGGTCCGCTCGGTGGACGACGGCAATGCTACGTGGAGCGAATGGACTTGGACCGGCACGCACACTGACGGGCAGCCCTTCCGCATGCGCGGCGTGACGATCTTCGAGAGTGAGGACGGTCTCATAACGGCCGGTCGCCTCTTCATGGAAGAGGTTGAACGAGAAGACATAGGCATCGCCGAGGCAGTCCAGGCGTTGTCTGGCCGCTTGCCGGAAAATCCATAA
- a CDS encoding sulfite oxidase-like oxidoreductase — MGIISSGFHGKRRTGNAAIPPGQHETGTFPVLTAGPAPYVARADWEFFITTEAGQRHAWSWDAFMALPQVDIRTDIHCVTSWSKLGTSWRGVSLDTLFEDVETASEFTTAHSYGGYTTNVPLRDLLGGKAWVAWEFDGEPLERAHGGPARLLVPHLYLWKSAKWINGIELMREDIPGFWESNGYHMHGDPWREERYS; from the coding sequence ATGGGCATTATCTCGTCTGGTTTTCACGGAAAACGGCGGACCGGCAATGCAGCGATACCACCCGGTCAACACGAGACGGGCACCTTTCCCGTATTGACGGCGGGCCCTGCACCTTATGTCGCCAGGGCAGACTGGGAATTCTTCATTACAACCGAGGCGGGGCAGCGCCACGCGTGGTCCTGGGACGCATTCATGGCACTACCGCAGGTTGATATCCGGACCGATATTCACTGCGTCACCAGCTGGTCCAAGCTGGGCACTTCGTGGCGCGGGGTATCCCTGGACACTTTGTTCGAGGACGTGGAAACAGCGTCCGAATTCACGACGGCCCACTCCTACGGCGGCTATACGACCAACGTTCCGCTGCGGGACCTTCTTGGCGGCAAGGCGTGGGTGGCCTGGGAATTCGACGGTGAGCCACTGGAACGGGCCCACGGTGGACCGGCCCGCCTGCTGGTGCCCCATTTGTACCTTTGGAAGAGCGCGAAGTGGATCAACGGCATCGAGCTGATGCGGGAGGACATTCCCGGTTTCTGGGAATCGAATGGTTACCACATGCACGGCGATCCGTGGCGCGAGGAGCGCTACTCATGA
- a CDS encoding ferredoxin reductase, giving the protein MSTLWRVAEVVSGVPESETSRTIGLRVDGLNGSLAGQHIDIRLTADDGYTAVRSYSVATAGMDEILEITVDELTDGEVSPYLVRDLMVGDQLEIRGPVGGWFVWRPTDTNTVQLIAGGSGIVPLMSMIRAHEASENPSPFRLLYSLKSPEAGFYREELLTLSRESPKLTVDYVYTRKVPPGWAGAPKRLTAETLLATVLPAEAGPDIFICGQTMFVETVAGWLVQAGYPATSIKTERFGGTGGLR; this is encoded by the coding sequence ATGAGCACGCTCTGGCGTGTCGCCGAGGTCGTCAGCGGCGTTCCTGAGTCGGAAACTTCCAGAACCATCGGGCTAAGGGTCGACGGTTTGAACGGCAGCCTCGCCGGCCAGCACATCGATATCCGGCTCACGGCCGACGACGGGTACACCGCCGTACGGTCCTACTCCGTCGCTACAGCCGGCATGGACGAAATCCTGGAGATCACGGTCGATGAATTGACCGACGGGGAAGTCTCCCCTTACCTGGTCAGGGACCTGATGGTCGGCGATCAATTGGAAATACGGGGGCCGGTGGGTGGTTGGTTCGTCTGGCGGCCGACGGACACGAACACTGTTCAGCTGATCGCCGGAGGGTCCGGCATCGTGCCGCTCATGTCCATGATCCGGGCGCATGAGGCATCGGAGAATCCGTCACCGTTCCGGCTTCTGTATTCCCTCAAATCGCCGGAGGCGGGGTTCTATCGGGAGGAGCTGCTTACTCTGAGCCGGGAGTCCCCCAAACTCACGGTCGACTACGTCTACACCCGCAAAGTTCCCCCGGGCTGGGCGGGTGCTCCGAAGCGGCTCACGGCCGAAACGTTGCTGGCGACCGTCCTGCCGGCGGAGGCTGGCCCCGACATATTCATCTGTGGTCAGACGATGTTTGTCGAAACGGTCGCAGGATGGCTCGTGCAGGCGGGCTACCCGGCCACCTCGATCAAGACCGAACGCTTCGGCGGAACTGGAGGACTCCGGTGA
- a CDS encoding DUF6510 family protein, with translation MTGISGLPSQGAEDPHVEDPRVEDHDIAGIAGNPIPHLDGNAAAGPLWELFRIDIIAAIGRCKNCGAVRVFGEAAVYADAPGIVVRCSSCDGVLLRLVETPTSYWLDVSGLSYLQIDREG, from the coding sequence GTGACTGGCATAAGCGGATTGCCCTCCCAAGGCGCCGAGGACCCGCACGTCGAGGACCCGCGCGTCGAGGACCATGACATCGCCGGAATCGCGGGTAATCCGATACCTCATCTGGACGGAAACGCGGCGGCAGGGCCTCTGTGGGAACTGTTCCGCATCGACATCATCGCAGCGATCGGACGGTGCAAAAACTGCGGCGCCGTCCGGGTCTTCGGGGAGGCGGCAGTCTATGCCGACGCCCCGGGAATCGTTGTGCGCTGCAGTTCCTGCGACGGCGTCCTTCTGCGACTCGTGGAGACTCCCACCAGCTACTGGCTCGATGTAAGCGGACTCAGCTACCTCCAAATCGACCGAGAGGGCTAG
- a CDS encoding YcnI family protein codes for MNSFLRRTLKTAAAASMTAGLLAASAVAASAHVTVDPSKTAEGGFTKLTFSVPNESETAKTNRLEVKLPTDTPLTSVSVKPIDGWKAQVVSTALPKPVEIDGATVTKAPTSVIWTADTAHQIGQNEFQTFTLSVGRLPAAGTTVTLPAVQGYTDGTTVNWADTEDAGHDHAAASASASAPASAPASASAEKEHHPAPAFVTTAAEATGSATATPEAAPAASTAPAGSSSGSETAGRLGLVAGVLGLAAGVTALVRTRARKN; via the coding sequence ATGAATAGCTTCCTTCGCCGTACCCTGAAGACCGCAGCCGCCGCCTCGATGACGGCGGGGCTCCTGGCCGCCAGCGCCGTGGCCGCTTCCGCTCACGTCACCGTCGATCCGTCCAAGACCGCCGAGGGCGGATTCACCAAGCTGACCTTCAGCGTCCCGAATGAATCCGAGACCGCCAAGACCAACCGGCTCGAGGTCAAACTCCCCACCGACACCCCGCTGACGTCGGTCTCGGTCAAGCCGATCGACGGCTGGAAGGCGCAGGTTGTCAGCACTGCACTGCCCAAGCCGGTGGAGATTGACGGGGCCACAGTGACCAAGGCACCTACCAGCGTGATCTGGACCGCCGACACCGCCCACCAGATCGGCCAGAACGAATTCCAGACCTTCACGCTCTCGGTTGGCCGGCTCCCGGCTGCCGGCACCACGGTGACGCTGCCCGCCGTGCAGGGCTACACCGACGGGACCACTGTTAACTGGGCCGATACGGAAGACGCCGGCCACGATCACGCCGCAGCGTCCGCATCAGCGTCCGCGCCGGCGTCCGCGCCGGCGTCAGCATCCGCAGAAAAGGAGCACCACCCGGCGCCCGCCTTCGTCACCACCGCAGCCGAAGCCACGGGCTCCGCAACCGCGACGCCGGAAGCGGCACCTGCCGCCTCAACGGCGCCGGCTGGTTCGTCCAGCGGCAGCGAAACCGCAGGCCGGTTGGGGCTGGTAGCAGGCGTGCTCGGCCTCGCCGCGGGCGTCACCGCGCTGGTACGCACTCGGGCCCGGAAGAACTAG
- a CDS encoding copper resistance CopC family protein translates to MGSRFRTWRLRWAIGGLLLAVCATVFPLAAAQPAAAHDVVETVEPADGSVVAAVPGMVRLTFNRTPIAIGSRILVNDESGTNQSDGPVVIVDNQVAQAIKAGAPAGRYRVVWRVVSSDSHPIEGSFIFTAGQANGIRQSGTARPAAQAPVQTPAEEAGFPWGVAAGGMALAACLIAVGAYVRRRLAPNEAAASTGNGP, encoded by the coding sequence ATGGGCTCGCGGTTCAGAACGTGGCGGCTGCGCTGGGCCATCGGAGGTCTGCTCCTTGCCGTCTGCGCGACCGTTTTCCCTTTGGCTGCGGCGCAGCCGGCGGCCGCGCACGACGTCGTTGAGACGGTGGAGCCTGCTGACGGGTCCGTCGTCGCCGCAGTTCCGGGCATGGTCCGGCTGACATTCAACAGGACGCCGATCGCGATCGGCTCGCGGATCCTGGTCAACGACGAAAGCGGCACCAACCAGTCCGACGGGCCCGTGGTTATCGTGGACAACCAAGTCGCCCAGGCCATCAAGGCCGGTGCCCCCGCCGGCCGGTACAGGGTTGTTTGGCGCGTGGTGTCCTCCGACTCCCACCCCATTGAGGGAAGCTTCATCTTCACGGCCGGGCAGGCGAACGGTATCCGGCAATCCGGAACTGCGCGGCCCGCAGCGCAGGCGCCCGTCCAGACGCCCGCGGAGGAGGCCGGATTCCCCTGGGGCGTGGCCGCAGGAGGGATGGCGCTCGCGGCTTGCCTGATCGCGGTGGGTGCCTATGTGCGGCGTCGCCTGGCCCCCAACGAAGCCGCCGCGAGCACTGGGAACGGGCCCTGA
- a CDS encoding YcnI family protein yields MNFPTTRTLKSATVLATAAGLMALGAGAASAHVRVDPASTSAGGFSQLTFKVPNESETAKTTKLTVTLPTGTPFTSVSVKPMEGWTAKVTEAKLPAPVTVDGATITKAASSVIWTADQAHQLGQHEYQTFSISVGRLPAAGTTVALPAAQTYSDGTVVNWNEPEAAGQAEPDHPVPAFVTTAAADEHGHGASAGTAAADTTAADAKVADATAASATAPVSAAPDNTFGTVSYTHLDVYKRPASSASPPGAPPSSGRAPRGRTVSYTHLDVYKRQALA; encoded by the coding sequence ATGAACTTCCCGACTACACGCACGCTGAAATCCGCCACCGTCCTGGCCACCGCAGCCGGCCTCATGGCCCTGGGCGCCGGCGCGGCCTCGGCCCACGTCAGAGTGGATCCGGCCTCAACCTCCGCCGGCGGCTTCTCCCAGCTGACATTCAAAGTTCCCAACGAGTCCGAGACCGCCAAGACCACCAAACTGACCGTCACGCTGCCCACCGGGACACCGTTCACCTCGGTGTCGGTCAAGCCCATGGAAGGCTGGACGGCCAAGGTCACCGAAGCCAAACTTCCGGCCCCCGTCACGGTCGACGGCGCGACGATCACGAAAGCCGCGTCCTCCGTCATCTGGACGGCAGACCAGGCCCATCAGCTTGGACAGCACGAGTACCAGACGTTCTCGATCTCGGTTGGCAGGCTCCCTGCCGCGGGCACCACGGTGGCCCTGCCGGCGGCGCAGACCTACTCCGACGGGACGGTGGTGAACTGGAATGAGCCCGAGGCTGCCGGCCAGGCTGAACCCGACCACCCGGTTCCCGCTTTCGTCACCACGGCCGCCGCTGATGAACACGGCCATGGCGCGAGCGCCGGCACTGCTGCTGCGGACACGACTGCGGCGGACGCGAAGGTCGCCGATGCAACGGCGGCGTCTGCCACCGCGCCCGTCTCGGCCGCACCGGACAACACCTTCGGCACTGTCTCTTATACACATCTAGATGTGTATAAGCGGCCGGCCTCCTCGGCCTCGCCGCCGGGAGCGCCGCCCTCATCCGGACGCGCACCCCGCGGAAGAACTGTCTCTTATACACATCTAGATGTGTATAAGAGACAGGCCCTGGCGTGA
- a CDS encoding beta-ketoacyl synthase, whose amino-acid sequence MSAVSSRAVVTGMGSLNPLGATVPETWTSMLAGRSGIAALSEAWAHALPVRIAGRVTADLASLLTTRELKRMDRCGQLALVAAREAWAQAGTPDVDPERLAVVIGSGYGGLDTTLAQTRELDTGGPRKVSPHTLTRIMVNGPSAWVSIDLGARGGARTPVSACASGAEAIAQGAEMIRSGAADVVIAGGVDACVNDLIISGFSQIRALSTRNDDPQGASRPFDRDRDGFVIAEGAGILVLESEDHARARGAEVLGAIAGGAVTSDASDIVAADPDMQRRVMEKALASADLSGADIGFVHAHATSTPVGDRLEAQAIRAVIGTAVPVTSTKSLTGHLLGGAGALGAIATLQALRTGDLPGTYNLGRVDPEVDLNVITGTVSGSTATAGLVNAFGFGGHSVALVVTAS is encoded by the coding sequence ATGTCTGCAGTTTCATCCCGGGCCGTCGTTACCGGCATGGGCTCGCTCAACCCCCTCGGCGCCACGGTTCCCGAAACCTGGACCTCAATGCTGGCCGGGCGTTCGGGCATCGCCGCCCTGAGCGAGGCCTGGGCCCACGCCCTGCCGGTGCGGATCGCGGGACGCGTCACGGCCGATCTGGCGTCCCTGCTGACTACCCGCGAGCTCAAGCGGATGGACCGCTGCGGACAGCTTGCGCTCGTTGCGGCCCGTGAGGCCTGGGCCCAGGCTGGAACCCCCGACGTCGATCCCGAACGGCTCGCCGTGGTGATCGGTTCAGGCTACGGGGGCCTGGACACCACGCTCGCCCAGACCCGTGAGCTGGACACCGGCGGTCCGCGGAAGGTCTCGCCGCACACCCTGACCCGGATCATGGTCAACGGCCCGTCCGCCTGGGTTTCCATCGATCTTGGCGCCCGCGGCGGGGCACGCACCCCCGTCAGCGCCTGCGCGTCCGGCGCCGAGGCAATCGCGCAAGGTGCCGAGATGATCCGGTCCGGAGCGGCCGACGTCGTGATTGCCGGCGGCGTTGACGCGTGCGTCAACGACCTCATCATCAGCGGCTTCTCCCAGATCAGGGCCCTCTCCACCCGCAACGACGACCCGCAGGGGGCGTCGCGTCCGTTTGACCGGGACCGTGACGGCTTCGTCATCGCGGAAGGCGCCGGCATCCTGGTGCTGGAGAGCGAAGACCATGCCCGGGCGCGCGGCGCGGAGGTCCTGGGTGCCATAGCCGGTGGCGCCGTGACCTCGGACGCCAGCGATATTGTGGCGGCCGACCCGGACATGCAGCGCAGGGTCATGGAGAAGGCGCTCGCCTCGGCGGACCTCAGCGGGGCGGACATCGGATTTGTGCACGCCCACGCGACGTCCACTCCGGTGGGCGACAGGCTGGAAGCGCAGGCCATCCGGGCGGTGATCGGCACCGCGGTGCCGGTGACGTCCACGAAGTCGCTGACCGGGCACCTGCTCGGCGGCGCCGGCGCACTGGGTGCCATCGCCACGCTCCAGGCCCTCCGGACCGGCGACCTTCCCGGCACGTACAACCTGGGCCGCGTCGACCCCGAGGTGGACCTCAACGTCATCACCGGAACCGTCAGCGGCAGCACCGCGACGGCGGGCCTCGTCAATGCGTTCGGCTTCGGCGGACACAGCGTGGCGCTGGTGGTCACTGCGTCCTAG